The following coding sequences lie in one Niabella agricola genomic window:
- a CDS encoding DUF5017 domain-containing protein: protein MTTKNIYFFSSLALLIACAACQKERTAGVPENFSVETADFQYKVGDTVAFNLIGNPDMIVFYSGEPGKQYENRDRVSEKGIAKMIFQLSMQQGVPLTEVSPDSLQLFVSDQLDDYNAAAVQKASWTNITSRNTKWPPNLGTGFTTSDSIDLTDFNDADKVTIALRVKNNGSVNYSQRKWVMQNLTITNRLNDGTVTPVIANFNDAGWVQVSLGNQSHPGTADNGHIGYNVWNVGGWNQSASSAVYNDQGIQIRNAYPLTFDPGPDVNNEANDDWLISSPVDLKKVKRDAAAAVIKNIVNTPLQSYSYIYRAPGTYTASFVGINAAGDQSNEAVRQVTITVVP, encoded by the coding sequence ATGACAACGAAAAATATTTACTTTTTTAGCTCCCTGGCTTTGCTGATAGCCTGCGCCGCCTGCCAGAAGGAGCGTACTGCCGGAGTTCCTGAAAATTTTAGTGTGGAAACGGCTGATTTTCAATATAAAGTTGGGGATACTGTTGCTTTTAATTTAATCGGCAACCCGGACATGATCGTGTTTTATTCGGGTGAACCGGGAAAACAATATGAGAACAGGGACCGGGTAAGTGAAAAGGGTATCGCAAAAATGATCTTTCAGCTTTCCATGCAGCAGGGAGTACCGCTTACCGAAGTGAGTCCTGATTCACTACAATTATTCGTCTCGGACCAGCTTGATGACTATAATGCTGCGGCTGTTCAAAAGGCGTCCTGGACCAATATTACCAGCCGTAATACCAAATGGCCTCCTAATTTAGGCACCGGTTTTACGACCAGTGATTCGATCGATCTCACTGACTTTAATGATGCCGACAAGGTAACGATCGCACTCCGTGTAAAAAACAATGGTAGTGTAAACTACAGCCAGCGTAAATGGGTCATGCAGAACCTGACGATCACCAACCGGCTGAATGATGGTACCGTAACGCCGGTGATCGCTAACTTCAATGATGCAGGATGGGTACAGGTTAGTCTTGGTAACCAATCCCATCCCGGAACTGCGGACAACGGGCATATCGGCTATAATGTATGGAACGTCGGCGGCTGGAACCAGTCTGCCAGCAGTGCTGTTTATAATGACCAGGGCATCCAGATCCGTAATGCTTACCCGTTGACCTTTGATCCCGGTCCGGATGTAAATAATGAGGCTAATGATGACTGGCTGATCAGCTCGCCGGTTGATTTAAAGAAAGTGAAGCGAGATGCAGCCGCAGCTGTCATCAAAAATATAGTAAATACGCCGTTGCAGTCCTATAGTTACATTTATCGGGCGCCGGGAACCTATACGGCCAGCTTTGTCGGGATCAATGCGGCCGGCGACCAGTCTAATGAAGCCGTGCGGCAGGTAACAATTACCGTAGTGCCATAA
- a CDS encoding beta-L-arabinofuranosidase domain-containing protein → MRRIFLYWLLSIIFIAGWPARLQAQAAPGEVRSRFTEQAASTTRPEGWILEFLQRQRSGLTGHPEVLSYPFNSCLWAGTIQRDNEQHGDNWWRYEQTAYYTDGLLRLGYLLNDTAMIHKAWQGIRHTLDHPQANGRLGPSMFASQWPIAVFFRVLQAAYNVSRDPAIIAALHRHYLSYQPDEIGDHKRAVVNIEGMLWTFEKTGDSALLSLAEKAWSIGGFELNLQRCLDQDSTILHGVTYMEMAKLPALLYCYTGKKIYLQAAMSAVDKLDRYHLLPDGVPSSNEFLAGKNPITSHETCDISDYTWTLGYLLMITGEARWADKIERAAFNAGPGAVSKDFKTLQYFSSVNQFIATGTSNHNVHAFGTGWMAYWPCHETECCAGNVHRFMPNYAIRMWMKNNGGGPVATLYGPSSFDFTYKDVQGHIRETTQYPFSEKVLFTFTLSKPVQMPFTFRIPGWCRQPVLYINGKRSAEQLKRGSFITLHRRFQNKDKVELILPMTAGLADWTGAGIIINRGPLLFSFPIPEKVTADTAAYPELNGKRSADPRFPALDIRPAGNWAYGLDKAEALRTLKVIKKDTTGYPFDPGNTPVVIRVPAHFIYNWKLLQNRFTTDAPKQGLRNSDSTARLLELVPYGTTRLRLTVFPIIH, encoded by the coding sequence ATGCGCAGGATCTTTTTATACTGGCTCCTCTCCATTATCTTTATTGCCGGCTGGCCGGCACGGTTACAGGCGCAGGCCGCTCCCGGGGAAGTACGGTCTCGTTTTACCGAACAGGCTGCCAGCACAACACGTCCTGAAGGCTGGATATTGGAATTTCTGCAAAGACAGCGCAGCGGCCTGACCGGACATCCTGAAGTACTGTCTTATCCTTTTAACAGCTGTCTGTGGGCGGGCACAATACAAAGGGACAATGAGCAGCATGGCGACAACTGGTGGCGGTATGAGCAAACCGCTTATTATACGGACGGGCTGCTCCGGCTGGGCTATCTACTTAATGATACGGCAATGATCCATAAAGCCTGGCAGGGTATTCGCCATACCCTGGATCATCCGCAGGCCAACGGACGTTTAGGGCCTTCGATGTTTGCGAGTCAATGGCCCATAGCTGTTTTTTTCAGGGTATTGCAGGCAGCTTATAATGTCAGCCGGGACCCTGCGATTATCGCAGCGCTGCACCGCCATTATCTGAGTTATCAACCCGATGAAATCGGGGATCACAAAAGAGCGGTCGTCAACATAGAAGGCATGTTGTGGACTTTTGAAAAGACCGGAGACTCCGCCCTTTTATCGCTGGCGGAAAAAGCCTGGTCGATCGGAGGTTTTGAGCTCAACCTGCAACGGTGCCTGGATCAGGACAGCACGATTTTGCACGGGGTGACGTATATGGAAATGGCGAAGCTGCCGGCTTTGCTGTATTGCTATACCGGTAAAAAAATCTATTTACAAGCAGCGATGAGCGCTGTGGATAAACTGGACCGCTATCATCTGCTGCCGGATGGAGTGCCCAGCTCTAACGAATTTTTGGCCGGTAAAAACCCTATTACCAGCCATGAGACCTGCGATATTTCAGATTACACCTGGACGCTGGGTTACCTGCTGATGATCACAGGGGAGGCGCGCTGGGCAGATAAAATAGAACGGGCCGCCTTTAATGCTGGGCCAGGAGCGGTTTCAAAGGATTTTAAAACCCTGCAGTATTTTTCCAGTGTCAACCAGTTTATTGCCACGGGTACCTCCAACCACAATGTGCATGCGTTTGGAACGGGCTGGATGGCCTACTGGCCCTGTCATGAAACAGAGTGTTGTGCGGGGAACGTGCACCGGTTCATGCCCAATTATGCGATCCGGATGTGGATGAAAAATAACGGAGGTGGTCCTGTTGCAACGCTGTATGGCCCCTCGTCTTTTGATTTTACCTATAAAGATGTTCAGGGGCATATCCGGGAAACGACGCAATATCCTTTTTCGGAGAAGGTTCTTTTTACTTTTACGTTATCAAAACCGGTACAGATGCCGTTTACCTTTAGAATTCCCGGATGGTGCCGGCAACCTGTGCTATACATAAACGGCAAACGCTCCGCTGAACAACTCAAAAGGGGCTCTTTTATTACCTTGCATAGAAGATTTCAAAATAAAGATAAGGTAGAGCTGATCCTGCCGATGACGGCCGGGCTGGCTGACTGGACCGGCGCGGGCATCATCATCAATCGAGGGCCTCTTTTATTCTCTTTTCCCATTCCCGAAAAAGTAACTGCAGACACGGCTGCTTATCCGGAATTGAACGGTAAAAGATCTGCAGATCCCCGTTTTCCGGCACTGGATATCCGGCCAGCGGGTAATTGGGCTTATGGATTGGACAAAGCTGAAGCACTGCGAACGTTAAAGGTTATTAAGAAAGATACAACTGGGTATCCCTTTGATCCCGGTAATACCCCTGTTGTGATCCGGGTACCTGCTCATTTTATATATAACTGGAAGCTGCTGCAGAACCGGTTTACGACAGATGCTCCAAAGCAGGGCCTTCGGAACTCAGACAGTACAGCGAGGTTGCTGGAATTGGTTCCCTACGGTACTACAAGATTGCGGTTGACTGTATTTCCTATTATTCATTAA